CGATCAGCGCTTAATCAACGTGAAGCTAAGATCCTGAAGCGTTACACCAGTTGGCTCAAACATTGTGTCATCTTCTACAGCATGGCATTTGTTGCCGCCACTGTCGCTACGGGTCTCTTGCCTACGGTCATATACCTCTGGACAGGCCAACGGAACCTACCCTTGGGCATTGAGTTGCCCTTTTTAGATCCGGATTCGTTAAAAGGTTATCTGCTAAACTACTTGTATCAGATTAGTTGCATGTTGTGGACTCCACCCGCATTGATTGCCGTGCAGaacatgtgttttattttggtttttaacgTCTTTATTCAGTACGATATTCTGCTGCTCGGGCTAGAGGATTTAAACCTGTTGATTAAGGAAAACACTGATGGCAAACTAGACTCGGACGTTCACCAGAAATTGTTGCAAGTACTACAATACCATCAGCGCTTGACTAGCTTCAGTGGGGCAATAGAAAGGAGTTTTTCGGTGCAATTTTTCGTAGAAATCTCCTCTAATGCTTTACAAGTTATTGTAACATTATTTGTGGCGAACACTGTGAGtgataaacattttcaaattaactatttaagttgaaatttgattaattttcagGCAAATTGGATGCCGGGATATTTAATCATTTTCCTCGCGACCTTTCAATCCCTCATGCTGTGCTTTCTCGGAGCGCTGAACGAGCTCAAGAGTGACCAATTAGTGGCCAAGATCTACGACGTAGCCTGGTCCGAAATGCGCCTTCCGGAGCAAAAATCCATACACATTCTGCTGACCAAATCACAGCAAGCCTCCTTGCTGTCGTGTGGCGGACTGTTGCCGATGAATATGAACCTGTTTTTGAAGGTGGGTTTCTTTTCTGGGGCGATTAAGGTGAGCGTGCCTACTCGAGTTGAGActtatcccaagtaacatttttaaaccaactattACGCAGttcccactaacttggacttcgcactaatttaatgctatcgatcgcactattgcaacttcttgagttttttttgaaaaggaccaataaaccaaattttcagtttttgctttttgggtgttttttaatacccctgactcaaggcggtttcaaaaacacccaaaaaccaaaaagggaccatcaataaaccacgtggacactttagggggggggggtatggcgattgtccacgctccatacaaacaagtttttttgtatggacaattgtccacgggttgagatttccaataaagtgtccacgtggtttgtggatggtcccaaactggaaatttggtttattggaccatttaaaaaaacactccagACTCCAGACTTCAAACTGGCTcgcgaaaataaaaattgccttgaaaatgatcaaagcgagccgaggtTACTCGcttttttcagcaattttaaagtggagcaattccagctcatatctggaatttttctggtacttttgtacccgactctctccgatttcattgaaactttgtagacatgttatactaggcctatataagccatttttgtttatatggagccaatagtactcgaaaataacatttgagaagggcgtaaggtatttattttttttgtattttgcaatttaaaaattactgtatctcgaaaccgttgcatcgtatcaaaaagtggtcgaagAAAAacatgtaggaaattggacgagctttctgaaaaaatacactgaaacaaaaatacacgccacaattttttttcgctcaaattttttgaggaaatagcctataatgttacaaaaagactcacgaaaaatgcaggatggtatgtctctcctagaaaaactacaaaaatcatttactacaactgttttttttttttttgaaaaatggtctaAACGTCATTTTTTTAGAATCGATTATTCAGaatcgatagtgggaatcgattccccatacaattttacataaaagtctccatgttgacctttgtcctaagtccaacccttgggaagatacagcggttttaaaaataaaattgttggaaatcaggttttttggtggtttttggcaatttctgtctcgtaaatatttttaccggaaagctcgtcccatttcccataagtttgcctttgacagtttttcaatttgactcgtcTTATTATTTActtaagcttatttactatccaggtttctaccacactgaaaaaaatattctatttacaGTTATGACCAATTTAGTTaaacttatatctgtaagccctgtGATCTgtgattagtttttgaattgaaatgctgtcaaagacaaacctatgagaaatttcaacatttttatttttaaaaccgctgtatcttcccaaggattggacttaggacaatggtcaatatgaggttttttatgtaaaattgtctggggaatcgaatCCCATTATCGATTCTgaataattttgacgtttagaccacttttccaaaaaacagttatagcaaatgattttttttttaggaatgacataccatcctgcatttttcgtgagtctttttgtaacattttaggctatttcctcaaaaattctgagcgaaaaaaaatcgtgacatcaccatcaaattaaacttttaaactaaaatactgaaaaatctcatagaagtggcgtgtatttttgtttcagtgtatctttttcagaaagctcgtccaatttcctacaagttttttttttgaccactttttgatacgatgcaacggcttcgagatacagtaattttgaaattgcaaaatacaaaaatatttaaatatttcacgcccttctcaaatgttatttacgAGTattattggctccatatacacaataatggcttatataggcctaggataacatgtctacaaagtttcattgaaatcggagagggtcgggtacaaaagtaccagaaaaattcctgatttgagctggaattgctcagtgTGAAAGTTCAGTTTGGTGGAACCCactcacttaaaaccataagcttcTAAAAGAGCATTTAACGCAGCAAAATAGTAATgcttaaatatggcgctaaacgtgTGGtttgattgaatatgattgaccgccatctccCCCACATTTATCGATAAAATTTCAACTGCAGCTGAATTTGAGTCACCAATTGCGAGGaataagttttgaaattattttaatttctttcaatatCCATAATATCATCGTCGCAATGTTTAACAACCATCTCCATTATTTCATTtagcaagacgaagacttattttttgccagaATAAAGTCTATTTGTCATAAGACGCATGAAGgtgtatgaaatgtcatttctCCCGAACTCCCAacaaggttttaacaaaggatTTATCATGGTTTTAAGGAGGTTGTttggattcagttgtaaagccctGAACTCCTATgtgggttttataaataggccgtaacaaccttttgcgggggtccttttgggttttaagtggggtttatcgaggttctggggagtttgttacgactatgTGGTttaaatgttggttttggctgataggttttatagcggttgtaacAGCTTTGATATAGCCTAAAttaatgttacttgggatggtATATCTACAATCACCTATTTTAGAAAATcaggctcaacatttttctgggggttccttggccaaaataattagacccgttattttttgtcatttgggTGACCTACGTTGTGTTaaggtggttcaaaaaattgacattgggtaccaaaattcaatttttattgcaGGTTTACAAGACAATTTATTCAGTTTTCATGATGCTAATGAATATTTAAGCTTAACTGGAAAGATAACGGAATATATTAAAACAGCAAAGGATTTTGCAATCGAATTCAAATCAAAATGAAACAGTGATTGAATTTGTTGACACCGTTTAGTTACTAAGCACTGCAGCACAACACTGTTTAATACCAACCCACCAAAATACCACGTGGTTCACTTGGAATGGCACACGCCACGGAAGGAACCCCCAACGCGACACCGCCACCGCTCTACAAATTACCCAATTGAATTAAAAGAACGCACTCAACCACCATGGATATAAATATAAAAGACCCCAGTAAGACAGACAGCTGACCGAAAACCCCTTAATAAAATGCTCGAAAGCCATTCAACGCGCGGCGATGTGTGCCTCTTCTCGAACCCAGCCCCGATCCTCCGCGACGAACCCCTCTCCAAAGGGCCATGTTCAACGATGATGATGGCCGGAATTGTCATAAATCCAAGCGCGCGCGTTGAAAGATCCCGGGCCGATGATAAATGATTAGTTTTATTCGATTTGTGGTCCCCTCTCGAAATCGAACCATCCCGACCACTTTGGCCACGCACGTAACTAAACAAACACCCGGCCGGCAGCCGCAACCGCAAAACCCAAACTCTGGCGGGGTCCCTCCTCGGTCATACAAAAGTGTGAAGGTATCGCCGCGCGTAACTCGAATTAGGATTatttatggatttcgatttcgGCCGTCACCAGTGTCCCGGGTGTTACTGCTTTTGTTCCGGGAGTCGGGAGTCCTACTTCGAAGTGCCCGCCAATGCCGCGCGCCCGGGACCGACCCAATAAAAGCCCTAAAACAGGACACCACAATAGAGAGTGGCGACATTTCTAGGAAAACGCGCGCCCTAAGCCTATGGTGCTTGATCGAAGCAGGCCGCTgcattttgtaagaaagaaaCCTTTCCGAAGACTTGTGAGTAGGTCTCTGGAAAATCATAAATCTTATTGCGTTTGTTTTATTCTAAACTAAAACGGTCCTACGACATATTTGGAATAGGCTCATTCTTGCAACACTTTTGTTATAATTTACCTACTATTTTCAGAGATTTAggccattttttgaaatttcattgaTGGTAGTtgttctttttaaataaaatattgcaTTTCTAGTCTATTTAATCAAATGCAGCAAATCACTGCTTTAAGTAAGGTATTATACTGCCATCCACAATTTCGAAACATctgaatttaaatgataatttcacAAATCAATGATAAGACAATTCAAAAAACCATAATTAAGCATGAGTTTGATTAGATTCAGCCATTAATATCATTATTTTGTTGGAGTAAAAATGTTCGGAATT
This is a stretch of genomic DNA from Culex pipiens pallens isolate TS chromosome 1, TS_CPP_V2, whole genome shotgun sequence. It encodes these proteins:
- the LOC120424242 gene encoding uncharacterized protein LOC120424242, with protein sequence MDPIQEFEQICGWQCRVLKQFGICAYEQSFKPSARSVLLLLLISCYFFIAFYDLHHFLGDLFSFAFALVTLAYGLIGISRVGHLLANPARFSELMHEAKKTYERSALNQREAKILKRYTSWLKHCVIFYSMAFVAATVATGLLPTVIYLWTGQRNLPLGIELPFLDPDSLKGYLLNYLYQISCMLWTPPALIAVQNMCFILVFNVFIQYDILLLGLEDLNLLIKENTDGKLDSDVHQKLLQVLQYHQRLTSFSGAIERSFSVQFFVEISSNALQVIVTLFVANTANWMPGYLIIFLATFQSLMLCFLGALNELKSDQLVAKIYDVAWSEMRLPEQKSIHILLTKSQQASLLSCGGLLPMNMNLFLKVGFFSGAIKVSVPTRVETYPK